The Ptychodera flava strain L36383 chromosome 18, AS_Pfla_20210202, whole genome shotgun sequence sequence GAAAGGGTGAAAACATGCAGAGTATCACCGTTATTTTCAGGAATATGTTTGGTTAAATACGATGCTTTCTGACAGGGTactgttttgaaaatcaagCGACCTCTTCCCCCTCAATGctatttgaaaaaacaaaagcatGATTACCCCATCTTTCCATCTTTGCAGTTTTTAACGATTTAAGATGACCCCTCCCTGCGGATTTCGCTGGACTATCCCCTACCATGATGACTGAGTGACTTCTGACATTAATAGTGCGCTAGTTATAAGCTTATGATTACACGAAAACAGTGTTCGGGGTGTTAGAATCCGAAGAGGTCATATCCCTCCTTAGGCGTCTGTGTTCGCATGCATGATTAAGGCttcgttcacaaaaaatggtgaggggacTGAAGGAATCGCGAATGAAatctaattttctttttcagacCCCCATATCCACaaacaattttcaagtccccccccgtccatatgatcaaaattgttcatgtgcccccaaattatcatatagcccCATATTTATTACGAATGCacgctgagaaaaaataaacatgtattgcgtagatgttcgacactacctcttatcaccAGTTTAAAGAGCCATATTCCtcaggcaagttcttaaattgattcatttttaaatgcatcagttgactttttggatttatcagtctaagacAACTTGAATTAATCCAACGCTAATGAGGTCAATGGCatcagctgaagagcacacaaaatgacaatcatgagagagtatgcaaattgtgaattcccaGATCCTGGCtatattttgccaaaatgtgaaaaactgagcgcaatgacctaccaaaaaagtttgttttttggggttttttttcaaatgtacaataCATGTTGTACTTAGTTGCTACttacaaatgttttacaaaGTTGACAATACTGAAAGGTTAAATACGctatcaaataaacgtttaaatctctgaaattttgggtgtaataagaGCAAGTTTggtaaatattaaataattccatttaatcacacatttttccatttagaTTAGAGTccttactgttcaaagttttgcttttgttttattttaagtcTGTGTTGCTGTCTGGCCTgtatacaagtatgtttcactgtcatgcgcgtcatatgacccaaactcttcttcagctaCACCAGAGTCAAAGCCATAACTGTCACTGCCGCTATGTAaaagtgacactgcccgtaggctaTAGCAGTAGCAGGGCAGCAGCTGCATTAactttcataattttgacaacatttttgttcagtttatacaactgcgttcttgttctactccctacagcatttTGAGCTATCCAgaattcagcttgccaacacagcctgtatacgtgtaccgtgcatttgtatcattgacaaataatttTCAGTCTGGAccctaattcaattatcaccaatatttagataTACAGGCTTTTTctacaaactgaatactgtgtgatttagcatgctgtagagagacagcaagaaattgtatttgaCACATTGCATTGaactattgaaaaaaatatcaacagttttaGTTTCTACCCCAGTTACAAGGGAAACTTATTGTTTTTACGAGAATTGCATggaattcatacatttttaaattttttcgagataaaagtcataaTGGTTATactttttgttaaattattacctACATTAGAACTATtgaatgacatcaaaatgttagGAACCAAATATTTTCAGGTACCCCAAGGCAGagcaaactttcaagtccccctctactacccccagaATTTTCGAATCCCTAAATCcctccatccccccccccccccgcccactatttttgaacgcagcctaaacgACCTTCACTACCGGGCTACACAGAGAGCAGAAGTGGTGAGCTTTCCTCTTAGATAATAGTGGAAAGAGGTGAACCGTGGCGCGAACTCGCGCCGTCTCTGCAATGCGGAAGTGATCCCGAATATCTtccaccatagaccctcgagaaaaactatGCTTCCACTGTGCATTGTACAATGTACAGCGTATGAGACTAGTGTTTCTACACCTTGTTTGGGCCCCTTAATACCGATGAGGATTGAAGGGGTCATATAAAAAACACTTCAAGTGTTCAGGGCCAACATTAAATCACATACGGAGAGCTAGTCTATGACAAGTTACTGTTCCTGCAAATGAATGAATCAATGCTATAGCACGCGTAGAGTACTGAACAGGACACAGTTTACCTGTCTTCATAGCTATAGAGACATATTTTACATACCTATTAATGGCTCTCTCGGCGTTCATCAGGAGGCCTAAAGAGGCCCAGACGTCTTGTAGAAAGGCTGACTTGACCTTCTAATCACACAGTAGCTTTAAGCATTGCAGTCAGTCTTTTGTGGGTTGTTTCTGCTTTGAGGCCGATAGAGGGAGATTTTAGCAGACGCCGCTAGCTAACGTTACGTTGATAATCACTGCGATTCCTTTCTAAGCCTCTCTATTTCATGGATACTATACGTTCTGAAGCTCTAGTGTCCACattcaaagaatattttgataTCTGAGAGGCCCTCAGCTTCTCTCAGCATACTCCGCCACACATCCGGTCCGGTGTGCCTTTAATGTGAAATACAGCATGACACAATAAGTGCGAATACGAAAGCGAGGTGCACTTGATTCGATACAGCGCCACCCAGATTACAAATGTAAGCCGAGCCTTGTAGGACTTTTGTGTGTACTTCTGTGCCGGCCACGCCGACACGCTCGTCTGATTAATCCCATGGCAACCGCTGATTGTGCTAGTCCTCCAGGAATATGATCTCTCGACTAAATTTAAGCCAGGTATTTCATGTCCTATTTCAGTACTTTGTTTTTAATTCCTTCACAAGTTTGCATATTATCCCGGGTACAGTTGTCTACACCCAGACTATACGTCAATGCGTATATCGACAGACCCATGAGCGAGCCTTGTAGCAAAAGGGGTCTATGTATGTCGGAGTCAAGAGTATATTTCTGATCTCCCTCTAACATACTTGTAATAAAAAATCTTTTCCGATAAGAGAACCACCTAAATACATTCAGACTTCACAGCAAAGGAGCAACTGACAACTTATGGCAACCAGACCATGGGtacttatattatattatattatattacattatattatattatattatattatattatattatattatattatattatattatattatatttcattatattatcGCAAGTATTTGTGACATAAATATATTGGTatgattaagcaataaagcaccataTATCACATATCATATCTGTATATTGATGACGCAAATACAGTTATCTGATCGGTCAAGAAGTGAAAATGACAGTGCTAtatacaatctgattaaaatcatatGTAGATTCTGTACttgcgcggtattctcttgctgtcgcctctcactatagcaagagaataccgcgaaAGTACAGACATCGCTGTaatctacatctgattttaatcagattgtatgCGATATAGCATGATTAGAACACGCGCGAGTTCTCAACTACAGTAAAATCATGTATTGTGTATTGGAGTTTCACATCAGAATGCAATACACCGTTATGATATGGGATACCGATAGACCACCTCTCCACTCGATTTGACCAGTCCATGACAAACATGCACTCGCTGTCGCTCTTGAAAacatgtcatgaactggtcaaaaatcGTGGTATCCCCGTCCCTTTGGTTGcctattgcttaaatataatattatataacaTCATATTATGTGATATACATcgcagtgtagtgtagtgtagtgtagtgtagtgtagtgtagtgtagtgtagtgtagtgtagtgtagtgtagtgtagtgtagtgtagtgtagtgtagtgtagtgtagtgtagtgtagtgtgttgtggtgtggtgtagtgtagtgtagtgtagtgtagtgtagtgtagtgtagtgtggtgtagtgtagtgtagtgtagtgtggtgtagtgtagtgtagtgtagaaTAACAGCATCGTACAGAACAGTATAGTATACTGCattatactatactatactatactattctatactatactatactatactatactatactatattGTACTGTACTATaatatactatactatactatactatacttaagcaataaagcacacccagcgatggtacgatattttgaccagttcacgacatatatgcacgagagatagcgagtgcatatatgaagtgaactggtcaaaatcgagtggtataccgtcgctgggtgtgatttattgttattatatcataacagtatattgaaattctggcgtggaacgtcataaatggagttttgctcaagctgagagctcgcgcgtatgccagccgtggtatatcgccaatataccacggatcttttcgcgtctcgaccaatcagatcgctgtatttgccccatcaatatactggtatgatataatatactatactatactattgCCCCCGCACCTGTTACCTTTCCTCAGACACGACGAAAACTGCCCGACCGCCAAGACGTCGCTTGCAAACACACTGTTTTTCAACCAATACCTCATTGGCTGCCCCTGGCCGGCAACCTCTGTTGGGTAGTATTAGAGTGGATTATGCTCAGCTAAGTAGTCCTTGTTCCGGTCAAACGCAGTTGCAGTTCAAATACATGACGGTGGAGGGACCGCGGACATATATATGTTTGAGCCAACTTTCGTGACCCACCTACAAATTACGTGTAATTTTACGCTTCGTGTCACTATTtgacaaataaatgttaatCATTCTTCATTAACTGTTTGACCGGGTAGTGCTGTGACAGACTCAATGTGTGCTTAACATGCCATATTTCAATGAATACGGCTGTCAATCAGACCAGCGTTATTCACATTCAAAATGTCAATTGaattattatttaatttgaaTATAATTATGTTTCCAAGGGTGCTTCCTTCCCagtaaattttaataaaatggaTATCTTTATAAATTCCAAGTGCAGGACGTGTAGTGTCCGACTTTGAGCATAAAGGGGCAGTTCTCAATCCCCGGTTTTCGGATTagttcttgttgacattgagtaaatgacctgcccctttaagtgatcactgtaaaatgttaacaaagGTAGGTAATTTTTAATCGCATCAAGGCTTATCAGTGTCTCATAAACGCTAAATTTAGGACACGGTGACCTTTCTACCTTGCAGTCGTAGAGCATTGCCACTGCCAGCGTAACGTCCATACATTGACACAGTCATCGTCTTGGATTGGTTGATATTGTTCTGAATAGTTTTTGACTGAATTCTGTCCCAAGGTTAGATGGTGTGCGTGGACGTGGGTAAACTGCACTAACCAGGTAAGTGCTGTTTCTAACAATTGTTCTGATTCCATCGTGCAAGCTTCATGGAGACCACGCGGGCGGTCCAGTAATAACATTAATAATACACATATTCAATGGAAGCTAGTGACCCATCCACAGTGAGCAATGAAATATATTTGAGTTAAAAATTCGACAAACTTGATTATTGTTACTGTCGCATCAAGTTATACAAGTTGTTTTGTGAACAACAGCCCATTGCACTGAAACAGAACATGCCATCAGGATGATAGTGGCTAAGTGTGGCAGAATCATGTCGACGGTTGGTATATTTCCGAAAGCGAGGCCGTACGTTGATTCCTGACGGAAGCCTCACTCACCAGACTTGCTTTATACGCTAGCACTTGTGTACAGTTTATGTATTTCATCGCATGTTGCTCTCAATAAACGTGCCATTTCCAGTTCCCTTAGTCTACTTAGTCGTACAAGTACGGACGAGTTCGAAGTTCACCCGAGGTGCGGCCctttggctgccatatttgatttctgAGGACATATAAGGTCGTGTTTTGCTCTTTTAATAATAAGGTCATCTTAGGTTTATCACCGGGTCGTTTCTGTCGAATGAGCCGCGACGGTGTCTGGTACAGAGCCGTGTCGGTGTCGTTGATCCGCCCAGTGTTTGATTACCACAATTCACAGAAGTCACCTTTTTGGTTTTAAAGAATGAACAATAGATGGCCGGAAAAGCATTGCTCTTTCCTAAATACCCGGGCCTTTTATGATTGTGAACGTTTATAAGAACTGGCAGGGTGGCTTTAGCATGGACAATGATAACAAAGTGTCCTTCAAGAACATTTATACATATTAACGGGGTACTAAATATCGACGCCATGCTGAATATGTTTTCAGGTTAATGCAACCAGCAATTTAGAAAAGAATTCCAAATAATTAAACAATTACTCTCGGATATTGTACGCATCTACATCCTACTGGTAAGTTTATAGGTTCCATTTCAACGTGCAGTGTTTAATCGAAAGGGCTGCGATTTagctttgtgaaaatttttcagtGCATATCATGTACCAGAACATCACCCTCAGGGCGTACTAAACCGCGGTGCCACGGTACCgtcgtttgtttttttttatattttcacattGATTGTCTAGTTTGTGTTTTTCGTTTCAGTACGTAACAATGGCACGGAAACTGGCATCACCTGCAATCGGGCGTTTGGTAGAAATGTTCAAAAACAGCTCACCAGACTGTCTAAGTCTCTACTATCTGCTGAAGAACAGTCTCAAGACAGACAACACTTGGCCAAAAATTGATGTGTACGCCGACAGCGAGGATCTGGCAAGACTGACCAGTGTCGCGGCCAGCTGGCATCCATGTGATGATGGAGACGAAAAAGCTGAAGTGTGGTACTTCTTCTATTCGCTGGATTCTGACAAGTTAAAAGTAATTCTACAAGAACCTGGTGTGATTAATGTTCGAAAGAACACCTGGTTTAATGTTACATTGTTTAAATCTGCCAATGACCAGTCAATCAGAGAACTCTTGAATGATAAGTTTCATATGACGCTGCATTCTCGTGACCCTGTACACTCCTACGTCATCGACGGCGTAAGCGAATCCATAACAAATGTGGCGGAGAGAAAGCTccctaaaaatttaaaaactgctCCACTGGAACTTGAGCATGCGCACGCAATGCACGCAGCCTATGAGTATGGCGAACCTCCTCCGTTGTCTAGATTTGAAAATACCATCAGATATCAACAGAACTTGGCGATCTTTAATGAAAAAGACGAGCCGATATCTTGGGCTGTAGTCAAAGAATACGGTGATATCGGTATGACTTATACGGTACCGAGCTACCGAAGGCAAGGCCTTGCCAGTTTCCTGACCGCAAAGTTGGTCGTAATGGCGCTTCAAGCCAATGAAATCCCGTTCATCACAATTTCACGATTAAATGAAGCATCGGCTGCCATGCATACTAAACTTGGTTTCAAACGTCAGGGCGAGGAATGGACTTTTAATCTGTATCGCCAGGACACAAATTAATGAAGACGAGTTATTTGTTATTTGTGTATTAGCACCTGTTAGATTTATCTGGAAGGGACAATCGTTGCAAGTCTTGataatgtattttcatttttttttaaatttcatactAGAAAAAAAAGTAGATTTGTTCTTCTTATGTCCTGATTGGTTTTGCAATTCATACAAAGTGCTCGTCGACATCCCCTCgtgtattttgtgattgatattGACTCGTTCATCAAGTTCCGATAGACCTAGATCGCCATTAGTTGAATAAGCGCTCACTTTGAATTTCCGTTTGTATAGATTGTAAATGTGAGGGGCAAGACTGTTAGCGGCGGTTGTGGAAGGCCCGCGcttagtttttgtttgtttgtttgtgttttgtttttgtgtatttttttcagacaacAATAGCATTTTAGCAGAGTGTCCTTTCGgttttttcgtaaaaatttCCTCTGACAAAAGACgagaataaaatgtttttacacACCAAATATATATTCTGATCTGCTTTATTCGATGAACAAATTGTATCCTTAATCAGCCTTAATTTTGTCGACATCCCATAAACCCTGTTGCACTTACGCACATTTGAGGGACACAATCGtcagaactctgctcaaaggccgtatgggacccatacgaccaatgtaaacactgtatccaaggaacgatggtgattgatgaaagttgcattgtataattcaaatgttgcagctatgaagATGAGGTGCagctagatatcgtgcacgaactacattgtaaacaagaaactcgcacaggcgcagttccgaccaCCGTTTCCCTTTAACAACTTGAAATGTAGATTTCTCTTGTTCAGGTCTTTatattcatttttctttttaatttttgctcTCGGGTTATCTTACTGTTTACACAAGCCAACAAAACATCATGTTACCTCTCTTTTTGCACAAAACAACAAATCAAAGCGTATTAAAAAACCGCA is a genomic window containing:
- the LOC139117847 gene encoding glycine N-acyltransferase-like; translated protein: MARKLASPAIGRLVEMFKNSSPDCLSLYYLLKNSLKTDNTWPKIDVYADSEDLARLTSVAASWHPCDDGDEKAEVWYFFYSLDSDKLKVILQEPGVINVRKNTWFNVTLFKSANDQSIRELLNDKFHMTLHSRDPVHSYVIDGVSESITNVAERKLPKNLKTAPLELEHAHAMHAAYEYGEPPPLSRFENTIRYQQNLAIFNEKDEPISWAVVKEYGDIGMTYTVPSYRRQGLASFLTAKLVVMALQANEIPFITISRLNEASAAMHTKLGFKRQGEEWTFNLYRQDTN